The following proteins come from a genomic window of Amaranthus tricolor cultivar Red isolate AtriRed21 chromosome 14, ASM2621246v1, whole genome shotgun sequence:
- the LOC130800109 gene encoding uncharacterized protein LOC130800109, with the protein MLARNLTAAFSEQLRAVINNTPTQQRVLEDMAAQIKNLEERIEPHPEIPKSHESQEGNSRTSHSSRRNKNRRERSKTYPHPGTTDTRDGDSKTATPDARTFLESKKRKTSESVQSLSDKRKEERKKAELAGSSRPLISATMPRNEATKSVLPEEPISLVSPLAMEILNTPNPGKIKVPNMAAFDGTSCPQEHMTAYKNLMLLYTTNSSLWCKFFPTTLTRVALTWYTSLPGGSIHKFAQLEDKFLGHFVASKRQEKSNFHLLSVTQLEGESISSYLKKFHEAVLEVTDLEDQVKTYAEAMKQCQSYVTASEICQAHDPKRRKSEKKEAGSSLQSSRRREEHSPRGKNYMPRRPGPPSDMGPPRARQVYVAGGETRTRNLGDGGNDPMFNRNRRDIFFAVRDQLPAPPPVTTPSDRRNYNLWCDYHKEHGHTLAQCRELKRILHQLADEGKLSRFINRRDYDAGREGERRPWQQKRRSPKRNEARRESSDTQGTINIIFGGYTEEYPTIRAAKNSVHTLLKGPPMAASKGPVMKFDATTSQPLQQPHTDPLIREARLILLQWNA; encoded by the exons atgcttgCACGAAATCTCACGGCCGCGTTCTCTGAACAACTTCGTGCCGTCATAAACAATACCCCTACTCAGCAACGAGTACTGGAAGATATGGCTGCACAGATAAAAAACCTGGAGGAACGAATCGAGCCCCATCCTGAGATACCAAAATCCCATGAATCTCAAGAagggaactcgaggacttcccactcAAGCAGACGCAACAAGAACAGGCGGGAAAGGTCCAAGACTTATCCACACCCTGGCACCACAGATACACGAGATGGCGACTCCAAAACCGCCACTCCAGATGCTCGAACTTTCCTAGAGAGCAAAAAACGAAAAACGTCCGAGAGCGTCCAGTCCCTGTCAGATAAAAGAAAGGAGGAAAGAAAGAAGGCGGAACTCGCTGGTTCTAGCCGCCCCCTCATTTCCGCCaccatgccgcggaatgaggccaCCAAGAGTGTCCTCCCCGAAGAACCCATATCATTAGTCTCCCCCCTGGCCATGGAGATACTAAATACACCCAATCCCGGGAAAATAAAGGTACCAAACATGGCTGCTTTCGATGGCACGTCATGCCCACAGGAGCACATGACGGCGTATAAGAATCTTATGCTGTTATACACCACCAACTCATCGTTATGGTGTAAGTTctttccaactactcttacaAGAGTAGCTTTGAcatggtacacctcccttcccggAGGAAGCATCCACAAGTTTGCCCAACTAGAGGACAAGTTCTTGGGTCATTTTGTAGCCTCAaaaaggcaggagaaatcaaacttccacctgcTTAGTGTCACTCAGTTGGAAGGAGAATCCATATCCTCTTATCTCAAGAAATTCCATGAGGCAGTGCTGGAAGTAACTGATTTGGAGGA TCAAGTAAAAACGTATGCAGAGGCCatgaaacaatgccaaagctacGTCACGGCCTCGGAGATATGTCAGGCCCATGACCCGAAACGGCGTAAATCCGAAAAGAAGGAAGCCGGATCCTCTCTTCAATCCTCACGACGTAGAGAGGAACATTCTCCAAGGGGGAAGaattacatgccgcgtcgtcctGGCCCACCATCTgatatgggacctccacgagcCAGACAGGTATATGTAGCAGGAGGGGAGACTAGGACGCGGAATCTGGGGGATGGAGGCAACGACCCAATGTTCAATCGAAACAGGAGGGACATTTTCTTCGCTGTTCGAGATCAATTGCCGGCTCCACCTCCTGTtaccaccccctctgataggcgcaactataatctgtggtgtgactACCACAAAGAACACGGCCATACTCTGGCACAATGCCGCGAACTAAAGCGCATCTTGCATCAGTTGGCCGACGAGGGAAAACTGTCCAGGTTCATCAACAGGAGAGATTATGATGCtggaagagaaggagaaaggagGCCATGGCAACAAAAACGCCGATCCCCCAAGAGGAACGAAGCCAGACGCGAAAGTTCCGACACccaaggaactatcaacatAATTTTTGGGGGATACACTGAGGAATATCCCACTATCCGCGCGGCAAAAAACAGCGTCCACACTTTGCTGAAAGGACCTCCCATGGCCGCATCTAAAGGACCGGTCATGAAGTTCGATGCCACGACTTCCCAGCCGCTGCAACAACCCCATACCGACCCCCTG atacgggaagcacggctgatcttaTTACAATGGAATGCTTGA